One Setaria italica strain Yugu1 chromosome I, Setaria_italica_v2.0, whole genome shotgun sequence DNA window includes the following coding sequences:
- the LOC101769942 gene encoding ABC transporter G family member 28 — MAWVAAMHLLLLSSAAAAARASIAFAIDMPPRLSLEEASAGGDYDEDGAAGGEGDKGAQAIVGSPIVAGAMNRRLKALTSSFARTIGKKLDYCIKDTETEWNAAFDFSKDTAFLTNCMKETKGDLQQRICTAAEMRFYFESLLDSGDNGEMNYVRPNLNCNLSSWIDGCEPGWACRAGDDQKIDLQNSKDIPYRALKCQSCCPGFFCPHGLTCMIPCPLGAYCPRSDLNVSTGICDPYNYQPPPGNPNHTCGAADIWADVVTTDDIFCPPGFYCPSTIQKLPCSSGFYCRKGSTSQTRCYKKSSCPPNSATQDITIFGALLVVASCLVLVIIYNFSGQILTNREKRQAKSREAAARHARETAQARERWKSAKDVAKKAGVGLQSQLSRTFSRNKKPGQAQPGPSKVGDAGGKKNNLTDMIRSLEDNPESDEGFNVEVGDKALKKPTGKQMHTRSQIFKYAYGQIEKEKAMQQENHNMTFSGVISMAKDHDVSTRPAIEIAFKDLTLTLKGSKKKLLRSVTGKLSPGRVAAVMGPSGAGKTTFLSAIAGKATGCETSGLVLINGKIEPIRGYKKIIGFVPQDDIVHGNLTVEENIWFNARCRLSEDMSKADKVLVVERVIESLGLQAIRDSLVGTVEQRGISGGQRKRVNVGLEMVMEPSVLILDEPTSGLDSASSLLLLRALRREALEGVNISMVVHQPSYTLYRMFDDLILLAKGGMTVYHGPVKKVEEYFSGLGIVVPERVNPPDYYIDILEGIVKPNLNPGVSVKDLPIRWMVHNGYDVPRDMLQSSSDSESSSRASIDHSSSRNDAGQSFVSVLLGNVKDILGQKKDEYDYNKTSEDLSNRNTPGILKQYRYFLGRCGKQRLREARIQGVDYLILCLAGICLGTLAKVSDETFGALGYTYTVIAVSLLCKIGALRSFTLDKINYWRERASGMSSLAYFMSKDTIDHFNTIVKPIVYLSMFYFFNNPRSSIWENYVVLLALVYCVTGIGYTFAIFFQPSSAQLWSALLPVVLTLIATQQKNTMYADLCYTKWALEAFVIANAQNYSGVWLITRCGSLVRSGYNIQHEILCIVVLIANGIVFRCVAFFCMVTFQKH; from the exons ATGGCCTGGGTGGCGGCCATGCACCTGCTCCTCCTGtcgtccgccgcggccgccgcccgcgccagcATCGCCTTCGCCATCGACATGCCCCCGCGCCTCTCGCTCGAGgaggcctccgccggcggcgactacgacgaggacggcgccgccggaggggagggggacAAGGGCGCCCAGGCCATCGTGGGGAGCCCCATCGTGGCCGGAGCCATGAACAGGCGCCTCAAGGCGCTCACGTCCTCCTTCGCCAGGACCATCGGCAAGAAGCTTGACTACTGCATCAAGGACACGGAGACGGAGTGGAACGCGGCATTCGATTTCTCAAAGGACACAGCCTTCCTCACCAACTGCATGAAGGAGACCAAGG gAGACCTTCAGCAGCGCATCTGCACGGCCGCCGAGATGAGGTTCTACTTCGAGAGCTTGCTGGACAGCGGGGACAACGGGGAGATGAACTACGTGAGGCCCAACCTGAACTGCAACCTGTCGTCGTGGATCGACGGGTGCGAGCCCGGGTGGGCCTGCAGGGCCGGCGACGACCAGAAGATCGACCTCCAGAACTCCAAGGACATCCCTTACAGGGCCCTCAAGTGCCAGTCCTGCTGCCCGGGATTCTTCTGCCCCCATGGCCTCACCTGCATGATCC CTTGCCCTCTGGGTGCATACTGTCCAAGGTCCGACTTGAACGTTTCTACAGGCATCTGTGACCC ATACAACTACCAACCGCCCCCAGGGAACCCCAACCATACCTGCGGTGCTGCTGACATTTGGGCAGATGTGGTCACCACGGATGATATCTTCTGCCCACCTGGCTTCTACTGCCCCAGCACTATACAGAAACTCCCTTGTAGTAGTGG GTTCTATTGTAGGAAAGGGTCAACCTCACAAACTA GATGCTACAAGAAGAGCTCTTGTCCACCCAACTCTGCCACTCAGGACATCACAATATTTGGTGCACTGCTTGTG GTTGCTTCTTGTTTAGTCCTCGTGATCATTTACAACTTCTCCGGTCAGATCCTGACCAACCGTGAGAAAAGGCAAGCGAAATCCCGAGAGGCCGCTGCAAGGCATGCAAGAGAGACAGCGCAAGCTCGAGAGAGATGGAAATCAGCTAAAGATGTTGCCAAGAAGGCGGGCGTGGGTTTGCAGTCGCAATTGTCCCGCACCTTCTCGCGCAATAAGAAGCCTGGACAGGCACAGCCGGGACCGTCCAAAGTTGGAGATGCCGGTGGAAAGAAGAACAATCTCACTGACATGATACGCTCGCTTGAAGACAACCCGGAGAGCGACGAAGGATTCAACGTGGAAGTAGGGGATAAGGCTCTGAAAAAGCCCACGGGGAAACAGATGCACACTCGGAGCCAGATTTTCAAGTATGCCTATGGTCAGATCGAAAAGGAAAAGGCCATGCAGCAGGAGAACCATAACATGACCTTCTCAGGTGTGATATCAATGGCCAAAGACCATGATGTCAGTACGAGACCAGCCATTGAGATCGCCTTCAAGGACCTAACTCTAACATTGAAGGGCAGCAAGAAGAAGCTCTTGAGGTCAGTGACAGGAAAGCTCTCGCCTGGCCGTGTAGCTGCTGTCATGGGCCCGTCTGGTGCTGGGAAAACCACATTCCTGAGTGCCATTGCCGGTAAGGCAACTGGGTGTGAAACATCGGGTTTGGTACTTATAAATGGTAAAATAGAACCGATTCGTGGTTATAAGAAGATCATTGGCTTTGTTCCCCAAGATGATATCGTCCATGGTAACCTAACTGTCGAAGAAAACATCTGGTTCAATGCAAGATGCAG GCTCTCAGAAGACATGTCAAAGGCGGATAAGGTCCTCGTTGTGGAGAGGGTCATAGAGTCACTAGGATTGCAGGCAATTCGAGATTCTCTGGTTGGGACAGTGGAACAGCGTGGCATCTCCGGTGGCCAGCGCAAGAGAGTCAATGTCGGCCTCGAGATGGTGATGGAGCCCTCGGTGCTGATCTTGGATGAGCCAACGTCTGGTTTGGACAGTGCCTCATCCTTGCTTCTGCTCCGTGCCCTTCGCCGTGAAGCTCTCGAAGGTGTGAACATCTCCATGGTTGTTCATCAACCCAG TTACACGCTGTACAGAATGTTTGATGATCTGATACTTCTAGCCAAAGGGGGCATGACGGTGTACCACGGGCCTGTGAAGAAGGTGGAGGAGTACTTCTCAGGGCTGGGCATCGTTGTCCCAGAGCGCGTGAACCCACCGGACTACTACATTGACATCTTGGAGGGCATTGTGAAGCCCAACTTaaacccaggcgtcagcgtgAAGGACCTGCCTATCAGATGGATGGTGCACAACGGGTATGATGTTCCCCGAGATATGCTGCAGAGTTCTTCAGATTCAGAATCATCATCCAGAGCAAGCATCGATCATTCTTCGAGCCGCAACGATGCTGGGCAATCCTTTGTTTCAGTACTCTTGGGCAATGTTAAAGATATCCTCGGGCAGAAGAAGGATGAGTATGACTACAATAAGACTTCCGAAGATTTGTCGAACCGCAATACTCCTGGAATTCTAAAGCAGTACAGGTACTTCCTGGGAAG GTGTGGCAAGCAGAGGCTCCGGGAAGCGAGGATACAAGGAGTGGACTACTTGATACTTTGCCTTGCCGGGATATGTCTGGGGACACTGGCCAAAGTGAGCGACGAGACATTTGGAGCGCTGGGATACACATACACTGTCATTGCAGTCT CCCTGCTCTGCAAAATTGGAGCCCTGAGATCGTTCACGCTTGACAAGATAAACTACTGGAGGGAGAGAGCCTCCGGGATGAGCTCCCTGGCCTACTTCATGTCCAAGGACACCATAGATCACTTCAACACCATCGTCAAGCCCATCGTCTACCTCTCCATGTTCTACTTTTTCAACAACCCCAGGTCGTCAATCTGGGAGAACTATGTCGTCCTCCTCGCGCTGGTCTACTGCGTCACCGGCATCGGCTACAcctttgccatcttcttccAGCCAAGCTCTGCACAGTTG TGGTCGGCACTGCTCCCAGTTGTTTTGACCCTGATAGCAACTCAGCAGAAGAACACCATGTATGCCGATTTGTGCTACACAAAGTGGGCTCTGGAAGCGTTTGTCATTGCAAATGCACAGAA CTATTCCGGGGTGTGGCTAATAACACGGTGTGGCTCGCTGGTCAGGAGCGGCTACAACATCCAGCACGAGATTCTCTGTATAGTAGTCCTCATTGCTAATGGGATAGTCTTCCGCTGCGTAGCATTCTTCTGCATGGTCACCTTCCAGAAGCACTAA
- the LOC101753987 gene encoding uncharacterized protein LOC101753987: protein MAAARLLPLLRRRLAAVIAESHAPSSRGFSFPPTTSAGLRSLLTVTEASNNASDKNSLDQEQEGSKIDTPPAPVAAPEASFRVRDTSNLKISPRHDLAMVFTCKVCETRSMKMASRDSYENGVVVARCGGCNNLHLIADRLGWFGEPGSIEDFLAAQGEEVKKGSTDTLNFSLEDLVGSQVSSKGPSEQN, encoded by the exons atggccgccgcccgcctgctgccgctgctcaggcgccgcctcgccgccgtgatcgccgaaTCGCACGCCCCCTCTTCCCGAG GATTTTCGTTTCCTCCAACCACATCTGCGGGGCTAAGATCCCTCCTGACAGTTACCGAAGCGAGCAACAATGCATCTGACAAGAATTCTTTGGACCAAGAGCAAGAGGGTTCCAAAATCGACACGCCTCCAGCTCCAGTAGCTGCACCGGAGGCCAGCTTCAGGGTCAGAGATACCTCCAACCTGAAGATCTCACCCAGGCATGACCTTGCCATGGTCTTCACATGCAAGGTCTGCGAGACCAGGTCTATGAAGATGGCCAGCCGGGATTCCTATGAGAATGGAGTTGTGGTTGCGCGCTGTGGTGGCTGCAACAACCTCCACCTCATAGCAGATAGGCTGGGCTGGTTTGGGGAGCCAGGGAGCATTGAGGACTTCCTAGCGGCGCAAGGAGAAGAGGTCAAGAAAGGTTCGACTGATACTCTCAACTTCTCTCTGGAGGACTTGGTTGGGTCTCAGGTCAGTTCCAAGGGGCCTTCTGAACAAAATTAG
- the LOC101754383 gene encoding lysM domain receptor-like kinase 3 has translation MAAAAAASTPRNHRSPRTNTTSSYPAAYSYSTSYSTASSSAASLAALRDSLPEVPLLFTFHDLAAATANFSSSHRLVPAAPSSSNSFRCSLRGHPAAVFRRPLRRDAREVAARLAVLGHCHHAAIARLLGAAASPDRTTLFLAYELVPDSAPLSALLRNPKNPSFTPLATWHSRLQLAADVCDALYYVHLQADTIHNRLSASSVLVCGDGPLPRAKIAHFGAADLAGELPVEQKDDIEESSSRGSSSGSGGHRRSSSRGRRIEGTRGYMAPELVAGGPPSPRSDVFALGVVLLELVSGQEPVRYEMVNRGTGEYQRTSLIETAEAAAAEGGGEGMRRWVDRRLRDSFPVDAAESLTALALRCVAKDPLARPDMSWVAAKVSKLFLEAQEWAAKFRVPTDISISIAPR, from the coding sequence atggccgccgccgccgctgcctccacgCCGCGGAACCACCGCTCGCCGCGCACCAACACCACCAGCTCCTACCCGGCCGCCTACTCCTACTCCACCTCCtactccaccgcctcctcctccgcggcctccctcgccgcgctccgcgaCTCCCTTCCGGAGGTGCCGCTCCTCTTCACCTTccacgacctcgccgccgccaccgccaactTCTCCTCCTCGCACCGCCTCGtccccgccgcgccctcctcctccaactcctTCCGCTGCTCCCTCCGGGGCCACCCGGCCGCCGTCTtccgccgcccgctccgccgCGACGCGCGCGAGGTTGCCGCGCGCCTCGCCGTCCTCGGCCactgccaccacgccgccatcgCGCGCCTcctgggcgccgccgcgtcgcccgACCGCACCACGCTCTTCCTCGCCTACGAGCTCGTCCCCGATTCGGCCCCGCTGTCGGCGCTCCTCCGGAACCCCAAGAACCCGTCCTTCACCCCGCTCGCCACCTGGCACTCGCGCCTccagctcgccgccgacgtCTGCGACGCGCTCTACTACGTCCACCTCCAGGCGGACACGATCCACAACCGCCTCTCCGCATCCTCCGTCCTCGTCTGCGGCGACGGGCCGCTCCCCCGCGCCAAGATCGCTCATTtcggcgccgccgacctcgccggcgagctcccggTCGAGCAGAAAGACGACATCGAGGAGTCCTCTTCCAGGGGCAGCAGCTCCGGGTCCGGAGGccaccgccgcagcagcagccggggGAGGCGGATCGAGGGCACGCGCGGGTACATGGCGCCGGAGCTGGTGGCGGgcgggccgccgtcgccgcgctccgACGTGTTCGCGCTTGGCGtggtgctgctggagctggTGTCCGGGCAGGAGCCGGTGCGGTACGAGATGGTGAACCGGGGGAcgggcgagtaccagaggaCGTCGCTGATCGAGaccgcggaggccgcggcggcggagggcggcggtgaGGGGATGCGCCGGTGGGTGGACCGCAGGCTGAGGGACTCGTTCCCCGTGGACGCCGCGGAGTCGCTGACGGCGCTGGCGCTGCGGTGCGTGGCCAAGGACCCCCTGGCGCGGCCGGACATGTCGTGGGTCGCCGCCAAGGTGTCCAAGCTCTTCCTCGAGGCGCAGGAGTGGGCCGCCAAGTTCCGCGTCCCCACCgacatctccatctccatcgcccCAAGGTGA
- the LOC101754784 gene encoding serine/threonine-protein phosphatase PP1: MDPALLDDVIRRLLEVKNLKPGKNAQLSESEIKQLCAAAKEIFLQQPNLLELEAPIKICGDVHGQFSDLLRLFDYGGYPPQSNYLFLGDYVDRGKQSLETICLLLAYKVKYPENFFLLRGNHECASVNRIYGFYDECKRRFSVKLWKTFTDCFNCLPVSALIDEKILCMHGGLSPELNKLDQILNLNRPTDVPDTGLLCDLLWSDPSNEAQGWAMNDRGVSYTFGPDKVAEFLEKHDLDLICRAHQVVEDGYEFFANRQLVTIFSAPNYCGEFDNAGAMMSVDETLMCSFQILKPARKMLAGSTNNKSGFKSLRGW, translated from the exons ATGGATCCGGCCTTGCTGGACGACGTCATACGGCGGCTGCTGGAAGTGAAGAATCTGAAGCCGGGGAAGAACGCGCAGCTGTCAGAGTCGGAGATTAAGCAGCTCTGCGCTGCCGCCAAGGAGATCTTCCTGCAGCAGCCTAACCTTCTGGAGCTCGAGGCCCCCATCAAAATCTGCG GTGATGTCCATGGCCAGTTTTCTGATCTACTGAGGCTATTTGATTACGGTGGCTATCCGCCTCAGTCCAACTACCTTTTCTTGGGTGATTATGTGGATCGTGGAAAGCAAAGCCTGGAAACAATATGTCTTCTTTTGGCTTACAAGGTCAAGTACCCAGAGAACTTTTTCCTTCTAAGGGGCAACCATGAATGTGCATCAGTAAATCGCATCTATGGTTTTTATGACGAGTGCAAGCGCAGATTTAGTGTGAAACTCTGGAAAACATTCACAGACTGTTTTAACTGCTTACCAGTGTCAGCACTGATAGATGAGAAGATTCTCTGTATGCATGGTGGTCTTTCCCCCGAGTTGAACAAGCTGGATCAAATACTCAACCTGAATCGCCCCACAGATGTGCCTGACACTGGATTACTCTGTGATCTTCTTTGGTCTGATCCTTCCAATGAAGCACAAGGCTGGGCCATGAACGATCGAGGTGTTTCATATACATTTGGGCCTGATAAAGTTGCTGAATTCCTTGAGAAGCATGATTTGGACCTCATCTGCAGAGCTCATCAG GTTGTTGAAGATGGATATGAGTTTTTCGCTAACCGCCAGCTTGTAACAATATTCTCGGCCCCTAACTACTGTGGAGAATTCGATAATGCTGGTGCCATGATGAGTGTAGATGAGACATTGATGTGCTCCTTCCAGATACTTAAGCCTGCGAGGAAGATGTTGGCTGGTTCAACTAATAATAAATCTGGCTTCAAG TCATTGAGAGGATGGTGA
- the LOC101771147 gene encoding 2'-deoxymugineic-acid 2'-dioxygenase, producing the protein MAEPLSNAAAHQSVPEAYVFPAHKRPGSSPSPGGAAIPVVDLGGDDPDRIGKQIIDAGREFGLFQVINHGVPEQVMGEMMASAEEFFRLPREEKMALYSTDSKKLPRFHTSLGNEQEELLYWRDCLKLGCYPLEQFRHHWPQNPASLRAALEAYTTAVRAVALRLLRLTAAGLGLDEGHFEGDLTAGAVIMNVNHYTPCPDPTVTLGLVPHCDPNVVTVLTDNGVRGLQTRRRGGGGWDDVVPLPGALVVNFGHQMEVVSNGTLRGGEHRVVTNARAGRTSLATFLMPAMDCAVSPAPGLVADGEASLYRPYTYQEFLGAYTAAVGDRDTVLACFQLNKD; encoded by the exons ATGGCAGAGCCCCTCTCCAATGCCGCTGCCCACCAGTCAGTGCCTGAGGCCTACGTGTTCCCGGCGCACAAGAGACCGGGGAGCTCGCCGTCTCCTGGCGGGGCAGCGATACCTGTAGTTGACCTCGGCGGCGATGACCCTGACAGGATTGGGAAGCAGATCATTGACGCGGGGAGAGAGTTCGGCCTGTTTCAG GTGATCAACCATGGCGTGCCGGAGCAGGTGATGGGCGAGATGATGGCCAGCGCGGAGGAGTTCTTCAGGCTCCCCAGAGAGGAGAAGATGGCGCTCTACTCCACCGACAGCAAGAAGCTTCCACGGTTCCACACCAGCCTCGGCAACGAGCAGGAGGAGCTTCTCTACTGGAGGGACTGCCTCAAGCTCGGCTGCTACCCCTTGGAGCAGTTCAGGCACCACTGGCCTCAAAACCCAGCCAGCCTCAGGGCGGCGTTGGAGGCGTACACGACGGCGGTGAGGGCGGTGGCGCTGCGCCTGCTCCGGCtgacggcggcggggctggggctCGACGAGGGCCACTTCGAGGGGGACCTCACCGCCGGGGCGGTGATCATGAACGTGAACCACTACACGCCGTGCCCGGACCCTACCGTGACGCTCGGCCTGGTGCCGCACTGCGACCCCAACGTCGTCACCGTCCTCACGGACAACGGCGTCCGCGGCCTGCAGACgcgtcggcgaggcggcggcgggtgggacgACGTCGTGCCGCTGCCTGGCGCGCTCGTCGTCAACTTCGGGCACCAGATGGAGGTGGTCAGCAACGGCAccctgcgcggcggcgagcaccgcGTGGTGACCAACGCGCGCGCCGGGCGGACGTCGCTGGCCACGTTCCTCATGCCAGCGATGGACTGCGCcgtctcgccggcgccggggctcgtcgccgacggcgaggcGTCCCTGTACAGGCCGTACACGTACCAGGAGTTCCTGGGCGCGTACACCGCGGCAGTCGGTGACAGGGACACCGTACTGGCATGTTTCCAGCTGAACAAGGACTGA
- the LOC101755727 gene encoding RING-H2 finger protein ATL16, whose protein sequence is MDAGRGSSNIFPMPQIPALLFPPPPPPPLPSSYSLSSSASSRHAPSITSFPILVLTVLGILTTSVLLLAYYIFIIRCCLKWHRSSPSNAAGLIGRRGRRQNATSSTSTTSSVPVSGAAPAEARGLEEAIIQALPAFRYRKAFKNASATADSGAPTSECVVCLGEFEDEERVRMLPACLHVFHVGCIDTWLQSNANCPLCRAAISGHCLLPPLDHPPRPEPDEVVIQVGHTAEEEAAQAQHQQASMAVASYEPAEDTTAYLQVSSDKRKNMNAWRDIDISSKADECNAERKDRDVLPLRRSFSMGEMAGGEVYLQIHNILQRNTHLHGDDGDSSSSV, encoded by the coding sequence ATGGATGCAGGCCGGGGCAGCAGCAACATCTTCCCGATGCCGCAGATTCCGGCGCTGCTcttcccaccgccgccgccaccaccattgccATCTTCCtactccctttcttcttccgcCTCCTCTCGCCACGCGCCATCCATCACCAGCTTCCCCATCCTCGTGCTCACCGTGCTCGGCATCCTCACCACCTccgtgctcctcctcgcctACTACATCTTCATCATTCGATGCTGCCTCAAGTGGCACCGAAGCTCCCCCTCCAACGCCGCAGGCCTCATCGGGCGCCGCGGACGACGCCAGAATGCAAcctccagcaccagcaccaccagcagcgTCCCGGTCTCCGGCGCAGCGCCCGCCGAGGCGCGCGGGCTCGAGGAGGCCATCATCCAGGCACTGCCGGCCTTCAGGTACAGGAAGGCCTTCAAGAATGCCTCTGCCACTGCTGATTCTGGAGCTCCCACCAGCGAGTGCGTGGTGTGCCTCGGAGAGTTCGAGGATGAGGAGAGGGTCAGgatgctgcctgcctgcctccaCGTCTTCCATGTCGGCTGCATTGACACTTGGCTCCAGAGCAACGCCAACTGCCCGCTCTGCAGAGCAGCCATAAGTGGCCACTGCCTGCTTCCACCATTGGATCACCCCCCGCGGCCTGAGCCCGACGAGGTGGTCATCCAGGTCGGCCACACTGCTGAGGAAGAAGCCGCGCAGGCACAGCATCAGCAAGCCAGCATGGCGGTGGCATCTTATGAACCTGCAGAGGACACCACTGCATATCTACAGGTCAGCAGTGACAAGAGGAAGAACATGAATGCTTGGCGTGATATTGATATCAGCAGTAAGGCAGATGAGTGCAATGCGGAGAGGAAGGACAGAGATGTTCTTCCCTTGAGGAGGTCCTTCTCCATGGGCGAAATGGCTGGTGGGGAGGTTTACCTGCAGATTCACAACATTTTGCAGAGGAATACTCATTTACATGGGGATGATGGTGACAGCAGCAGCTCAGTGTAG
- the LOC101756127 gene encoding protein KINESIN LIGHT CHAIN-RELATED 2, producing the protein MALRRAASLLLRSRLRGPVPSPARKTLNPLPAPPRRHFSPRPPPPVPASAAAAAVAEAAEEAFEAARSTNDMLAAFSRLEAAVPANDRRLALACLKLGQHLEASGSADPSRVLSLALRCLGILEASPNASTSVPASDAVSLAMALHLAGSASFDLSRFHDALSFLARSLRLLTPLIPDRGVAFGAGEESEVFDVRPVAHAVRLQLANVKTALGRREEALADMRACLDLKESILPPGSRELGAAYRDLAEAHATLLDFKQALPLCQKALELHESTLGKNSMEVAQDRRLLGVIYTGLEQHEQALEQNEISQKVMKSWGAAGPELLHAEVDAANIKIALGKFDEAISVLKNVAKKVDKDSEMRALVFISMAKALANQEKAGDTKRCLEIACDILEKKELAAPDQVAEAYIEVSSLYEMVNEFDKAISLLKRSLGMLERIPQAQHLEGNVAARIGWLLLLTGKVSEAVPYLEDAVERMKDSFGPKHYGVGYVYNNLGAAYMEMDRPQSAAQMFALAKEVMDVSLGPHHSDTIEACQSLANAYNVMGSYPLAMEFQKRVVDSWRSHGPDARDELKEAIRLYNQIKTKAFASLSPGGSANALPEPQEQETDSDSTKAVQQ; encoded by the exons ATGGCGCTGCGCCGGGCCGCCTCGCTCCTCCTCAGGTCCCGCCTGCGGGGCCCCGTCCCGTCCCCCGCGcgtaaaaccctaaaccctctccccgcgccgccccgccgccacttctctccgcggccgccgcctcccgtcccagcctccgccgcggccgccgccgttgcggaggccgcggaggaggcgttCGAGGCGGCGAGGAGCACGAACGATATGCTCGCCGCCTTCTCCCGCCTCGAGGCCGCCGTGCCCGCCAACGACAGGCGCCTCGCCCTCGCCTGCCTCAAGCTCGGCCAGCACCTCGAGGCGTCCGGCTCCGCCGACCCGTCCCGCGTCCTCTCTCTCGCGCTCCGATGCCTGGGCATCCTCGAGGCGAGCCCCAACGCCTCcacctccgtccccgcctccgacGCCGTCTCGCTCGCCATGGCACTCCACCTCGCCGGCTCCGCCTCCTTCGACCTCTCCCGCTTCCACGACGCGCTCTCCTTCCTCGCCCGCTCGCTACGCCTCCTCACCCCGCTCATCCCTGATAGAGGCGTCGCATTTGGGGCTGGGGAGGAATCGGAAGTGTTCGACGTCAGGCCCGTGGCGCACGCGGTGCGTCTGCAGCTGGCCAACGTGAAGACGGCGCTGGGTAGGCGGGAGGAGGCGCTCGCCGACATGCGCGCCTGCCTCGACCTCAAGGAGTCCATCCTGCCGCCGGGCAGCAGGGAGCTGGGCGCGGCGTACCGAGACCTTGCGGAGGCGCACGCGACCTTGCTAGACTTCAAGCAGGCTCTGCCGTTGTGCCAGAAGGCGTTGGAGCTGCATGAATCGACGCTCGGCAAGAACTCCATGGAGGTTGCGCAGGACAGGCGGCTGCTTGGGGTAATATACACTGGGCTGGAGCAGCATGAGCAGGCGCTTGAGCAGAATGAGATTTCGCAGAAGGTGATGAAGAGCTGGGGTGCGGCTGGCCCTGAGCTCCTGCACGCTGAAGTTGATGCGGCAAATATCAAGATTGCATTGGGAAAGTTTGATGAGGCTATCAGCGTGTTGAAGAATGTCGCTaagaaggtggacaaggacAGTGAGATGCGAGctctagtgttcatatcaatgGCGAAGGCGCTCGCTAACCAGGAGAAGGCTGGGGACACAAAGAGGTGCTTGGAGATTGCTTGTGATATACTAGAGAAGAAGGAATTGGCCGCACCTGACCAAGTGGCAGAGGCATATATAGAGGTATCCTCATTGTATGAGATGGTGAATGAGTTTGACAAGGCGATATCTTTGCTGAAGAGGAGCCTGGGGATGCTTGAGAGGATCCCTCAGGCACAGCACTTGGAGGGCAATGTCGCAGCGAGGATTGGGTGGCTGTTGCTCTTGACCGGCAAGGTCTCTGAAGCTGTCCCGTATTTGGAGGATGCGGTTGAGAGGATGAAAGACAGCTTTGGCCCGAAGCATTATGGAGTAGGGTATGTGTATAATAACTTGGGTGCTGCATACATGGAGATGGACAGACCACAGTCTGCTGCGCAGATGTTCGCACTCGCTAAAGAAGTCATGGATGTTTCCTTAGGGCCTCACCATTCAGATACAATTGAGGCCTGCCAGAGCCTAGCTAATGCATACAATGTTATGGGAAG CTATCCCTTGGCTATGGAGTTCCAAAAGAGAGTGGTTGATTCATGGCGAAGCCATGGCCCTGATGCTAGGGATGAGCTCAAGGAAGCTATTCGACTGTACAACCAGATCAAGACAAAGGCTTTCGCATCCCTATCACCTGGAGGTTCAGCAAATGCATTGCCTGAGCCCCAGGAGCAGGAAACAGATTCTGATTCTACCAAAGCTGTGCAACAGTAA